The following are encoded in a window of Sphingobium sp. AP49 genomic DNA:
- a CDS encoding metallophosphoesterase family protein, whose protein sequence is MSRLFITTLLLASAAPSMAQPAPQPPVPRSAGTPYAARTLPDRIMLTPAADPAHGMAVAYRTDAAQSASEAQIAISVDGPTLEEKARTVTGPAGTAKDSANGPALYHQIRFDNLTPDTVYAYRLKGSAGWSEWLQFRTAAAEAKPFRFLYLGDIQNGILTYASRVIRQAFHANGGIELVAHAGDLAAQRDDLDHDDEWGEFNQAGSYNWSIVPQLPATGNHEYVDVVKPDGSESRTLGPYFPLQFALPDNGVPGLRTTYFVDYQGVRFIILDGTSAIDLGTMAQQTKWLDATLASSKAKWNVVLFHQPVFTCARPQDTSEVKAAWKPVFDKRKVDLVLQGHDHCYSRLTSEAGREASAQARANGAIQGPVYLVSVTGSKMYGLNDRARTQPDKTAEATELYQIVDVDGDRLKFRTYTASGKLYDGFDLEKRADGNHLTDTSEPTIAVRTCTGNIGPDGGKCVARGK, encoded by the coding sequence ATGTCCCGACTGTTCATTACCACCCTGCTGCTGGCATCAGCCGCGCCATCAATGGCCCAGCCCGCCCCTCAGCCGCCCGTGCCGCGTTCGGCCGGCACGCCCTATGCAGCCCGCACCCTGCCCGACCGGATCATGCTGACGCCCGCCGCCGATCCAGCCCATGGCATGGCGGTCGCCTATCGCACCGATGCAGCCCAGAGCGCCAGTGAAGCGCAGATCGCGATATCGGTCGACGGTCCGACGCTGGAGGAGAAGGCAAGGACAGTGACCGGCCCTGCCGGCACGGCCAAGGACAGCGCCAATGGCCCGGCCCTTTATCACCAGATCCGCTTCGACAATCTGACACCCGATACCGTCTATGCCTATCGCTTGAAGGGCAGCGCGGGCTGGAGCGAATGGCTGCAATTTCGCACGGCGGCGGCTGAGGCCAAACCCTTCCGCTTCCTCTATCTGGGTGACATCCAGAACGGCATCCTGACCTATGCCAGCCGTGTCATCCGCCAGGCCTTCCACGCCAATGGCGGGATCGAACTGGTCGCCCATGCCGGCGATCTTGCGGCCCAGCGCGACGACCTCGACCATGACGACGAATGGGGCGAGTTCAACCAGGCCGGCAGCTATAACTGGTCGATCGTCCCGCAACTGCCCGCGACCGGCAATCATGAATATGTCGATGTGGTGAAGCCCGACGGCAGCGAAAGCCGCACGCTCGGCCCCTATTTCCCGCTGCAATTCGCGCTGCCCGACAATGGCGTGCCGGGCCTCAGGACCACCTATTTTGTCGATTATCAGGGGGTTCGTTTCATCATCCTCGACGGCACGTCGGCGATCGACCTCGGGACTATGGCGCAGCAGACGAAGTGGCTCGATGCCACCCTCGCGTCCAGCAAGGCGAAATGGAATGTCGTGCTGTTCCACCAGCCCGTCTTCACCTGCGCCCGGCCGCAGGACACATCCGAGGTGAAGGCCGCATGGAAGCCGGTCTTCGACAAGCGCAAGGTCGATCTGGTGCTGCAGGGCCATGACCATTGCTACAGCCGCCTGACGTCCGAAGCGGGCCGCGAGGCATCGGCGCAGGCGCGGGCCAATGGCGCGATCCAGGGGCCGGTCTATCTCGTCTCGGTCACCGGCTCCAAAATGTATGGCCTCAATGACCGGGCCCGCACCCAGCCGGACAAGACCGCCGAAGCGACCGAACTATATCAGATCGTGGACGTGGATGGCGATCGTCTCAAATTCCGCACCTATACCGCGTCGGGCAAGCTCTATGACGGCTTCGATCTGGAGAAGCGGGCGGACGGCAATCACCTGACCGACACCAGCGAACCCACCATCGCGGTGCGCACCTGCACCGGCAACATTGGTCCCGACGGCGGCAAATGCGTTGCGCGCGGCAAGTGA
- a CDS encoding phytase, translated as MIKPFALSFTSLLALAACTTAEKEVPVAVRIANATPAVNVTARGETTPVGTPNADAADDPAIWRNTANPAASLIVGTDKKAGLYIYGLDGKTRDFLDAGRVNNVDLRDGVTINGQPGILVVASDRNDVANAKLALFRLDSVTAKLTALGKVDAGKGEAYGICMYKAPEATYAFIVLKDGTINQVALDASGAAPTGRIVRSMKLGTQSEGCAVDDRTGILYVAEEDVGLWRFDARATGATAPTKIAAADGKNLVMDAEGVAIAPIGAKDGYVLVSSQGDNAYVAYRMSDDSYVGRFRIVDGAIGGSEETDGIELMLGDFGPAYPGGLFIAQDGHNAAAAQNFKLVAWDDIAKALNLPN; from the coding sequence ATGATCAAACCCTTCGCTCTATCCTTCACCAGCCTGCTTGCACTGGCCGCCTGCACCACCGCGGAAAAGGAAGTGCCGGTCGCCGTCCGCATCGCCAATGCGACCCCGGCCGTAAATGTCACCGCACGCGGTGAAACCACCCCGGTCGGCACGCCCAATGCCGATGCGGCGGACGATCCGGCGATCTGGCGCAATACCGCCAATCCGGCCGCGAGCCTGATCGTCGGCACCGACAAGAAGGCCGGCCTCTATATCTATGGCCTGGACGGCAAGACGCGCGATTTCCTGGACGCCGGCCGGGTCAACAATGTCGACCTGCGCGATGGCGTGACGATCAATGGCCAGCCGGGCATCCTGGTGGTCGCATCCGACCGCAATGACGTTGCCAACGCCAAGCTCGCGCTGTTCCGCCTCGATAGCGTGACAGCGAAGTTGACAGCCCTGGGCAAGGTCGATGCCGGCAAGGGCGAGGCCTATGGCATCTGCATGTACAAGGCGCCGGAGGCGACCTACGCCTTCATCGTGCTGAAGGATGGCACGATCAACCAGGTCGCGCTCGATGCCTCCGGCGCGGCGCCGACCGGCAGGATCGTCCGCAGTATGAAGCTTGGCACCCAGTCGGAAGGCTGCGCCGTGGATGACCGCACCGGCATCCTTTATGTCGCGGAGGAAGATGTCGGCCTGTGGCGCTTCGACGCGCGCGCGACCGGCGCCACCGCGCCCACGAAGATCGCGGCGGCCGACGGCAAGAATCTGGTGATGGATGCCGAGGGCGTCGCCATCGCCCCGATCGGCGCAAAGGACGGCTATGTCCTCGTCTCCAGCCAGGGTGACAATGCCTATGTCGCCTATCGCATGTCCGACGACAGCTATGTCGGCCGCTTCCGTATTGTCGACGGCGCCATCGGCGGGTCGGAGGAAACCGACGGCATCGAGCTGATGCTGGGCGATTTCGGCCCGGCCTATCCCGGCGGGTTGTTCATCGCGCAGGATGGCCATAACGCAGCGGCCGCACAGAATTTCAAACTGGTTGCCTGGGACGATATCGCCAAGGCATTGAACCTGCCGAACTGA
- a CDS encoding NUDIX domain-containing protein: MIQTEPRVGCGAAILRDGKLLLVQRRREPEAGHWGLPGGKVDLLETMAAATEREIFEELGLTIRARELLCLTDQIDAERGTHWVAPVYLVEDAQGEPVVKEPDALAGCGWFALDALPQPLTLSTRAALTALRARQ, translated from the coding sequence ATGATCCAGACGGAGCCGCGGGTCGGATGCGGCGCGGCGATCCTGCGCGATGGCAAGTTGCTGCTGGTGCAGCGACGGCGGGAACCGGAAGCGGGACATTGGGGCCTGCCGGGCGGCAAGGTCGACCTGCTGGAAACCATGGCCGCCGCCACCGAGCGCGAGATTTTCGAGGAACTGGGGCTGACGATCAGGGCGCGTGAATTGCTGTGCCTGACCGACCAGATCGATGCGGAGCGCGGCACGCACTGGGTGGCGCCGGTCTATCTGGTCGAGGATGCGCAGGGCGAACCGGTGGTGAAGGAGCCCGACGCGCTGGCGGGCTGCGGCTGGTTCGCGCTGGATGCGCTGCCGCAGCCGCTGACCCTGTCGACACGGGCGGCGCTGACCGCCTTGCGGGCGCGACAATAA
- a CDS encoding M1 family metallopeptidase, translating to MPLSKILPFLMAAAPLAIAAPALAQTAPAGPAAGVTTQLPRGAAPSHYAIEVTPDAANLKFTGKVTIDVTVATAMPALVLNAADLTVSSVTLTPAKGKAITGTAKVDADAQTVSLDFGKPVQPGSYKLTMVYAGIINQQANGLFALDYTDNAGAAKRALFTQFEAPDARRFVPSFDEPSYKATFDLSAVVPADQLAVGNMPVKATKDIGGGKKLVTFGTSPKMSSYLLFFGLGELDRATKMAGNTEVGVITGRGNTGKAQLALDASAAILPYYNDYFGVPFPLPKLDNVAGPGQSQFFSAMENWGAIFTFERTLLVDPRFTSEETKRAIYEVAAHEMAHQWFGDLVTMAWWDDLWLNEGFASWMATKVTDKLNPEWEALLSRVDGRERAMSLDALKTTHPVVQKITTVDQVNQAFDAITYQKGEAVITMLEGYAGEDAWKAGIQSYMKSHAYGNTVTDDLWKAVEGAGAKGLVSIAHDFTSQPGIPLVKVESAQCQGGNTILTLSQGEFSRDAKDKTPLKWNVPVKAQVQAGEAQRLILQGNGQITLPGCGAYVINAGQTGYYRSLYPAANIQALAKGFSQLSSMDQTGLMADNFQLALGGYQPIGLALDLVDAVPVNGSPAVLAEVPGYLKSSYDMLEGDAAAQAKVAAYASTKLTPALTAIGYDAKAGEGPQVPVLRTSLVSTLGSMGDKGVVTEANKRFAALATNPAALDGPLRNVWLGIIAQNADQATWDKLRVMAKGAQSDLEKSTLYALLGKAKDEKLGQQALDLALTDEPGKTTSAAIIGQVGVAHPMLAVDYVLAHKAQYEALIDVSARSQALARLGGGSADPAMVTKLDAYATQYLTPESRKVVDRSIAAIKTRIETRSRLKTPTAAWFAAKK from the coding sequence ATGCCCTTGTCGAAAATTCTGCCGTTCCTGATGGCGGCCGCGCCGCTGGCGATCGCCGCGCCCGCGCTGGCCCAGACCGCACCTGCCGGCCCCGCCGCCGGCGTCACCACCCAGCTGCCCCGTGGTGCAGCGCCCAGCCATTATGCGATCGAAGTGACGCCCGATGCGGCGAACCTCAAATTCACCGGCAAGGTGACGATCGACGTCACTGTCGCCACGGCCATGCCGGCGCTGGTGCTCAACGCGGCCGACCTGACCGTCTCCAGCGTCACCCTGACCCCGGCCAAGGGCAAGGCGATCACCGGCACGGCCAAGGTGGATGCCGACGCCCAGACCGTCAGCCTCGACTTCGGCAAGCCGGTCCAGCCGGGCAGCTACAAGCTGACCATGGTCTATGCCGGCATCATCAACCAGCAGGCGAACGGCCTGTTCGCGCTCGACTATACGGACAATGCCGGCGCCGCGAAGCGCGCGCTTTTCACCCAGTTCGAGGCGCCCGACGCCCGCCGCTTCGTGCCGAGCTTCGACGAGCCGAGCTACAAGGCGACGTTCGATCTCTCCGCCGTGGTCCCGGCGGACCAGCTGGCGGTCGGCAACATGCCGGTCAAGGCGACCAAGGACATCGGCGGCGGCAAGAAGCTGGTGACCTTCGGCACCAGCCCCAAAATGTCCTCCTACCTGCTCTTCTTCGGCCTGGGCGAACTGGACCGCGCGACCAAGATGGCGGGCAATACCGAAGTCGGCGTCATCACCGGCCGGGGCAATACTGGCAAGGCGCAACTGGCGCTTGATGCGTCGGCGGCGATCCTGCCTTATTATAACGACTATTTCGGCGTGCCCTTCCCGTTGCCCAAGCTCGACAATGTCGCGGGTCCGGGCCAGAGCCAGTTCTTCAGCGCGATGGAGAATTGGGGTGCGATCTTCACCTTCGAACGCACCCTGCTGGTCGATCCGCGCTTCACCTCCGAAGAGACCAAGCGCGCCATCTATGAAGTGGCCGCGCATGAAATGGCGCACCAATGGTTCGGCGATCTCGTCACCATGGCCTGGTGGGACGATCTGTGGCTGAACGAAGGTTTCGCCAGCTGGATGGCGACCAAGGTCACCGACAAGCTGAACCCGGAATGGGAAGCCCTGCTGTCGCGCGTCGATGGCCGCGAGCGGGCGATGAGCCTCGACGCGCTCAAGACCACCCACCCGGTCGTGCAGAAGATCACCACCGTCGATCAGGTGAACCAGGCCTTCGACGCCATCACCTATCAGAAGGGCGAGGCGGTCATCACCATGCTCGAAGGCTATGCCGGCGAGGATGCGTGGAAGGCGGGCATCCAGTCCTACATGAAGAGCCACGCTTACGGGAACACAGTCACCGACGATCTGTGGAAGGCGGTGGAGGGCGCGGGCGCCAAGGGGCTGGTCAGCATCGCGCATGATTTCACCAGCCAGCCGGGCATCCCGCTGGTCAAGGTGGAGAGCGCCCAGTGCCAGGGCGGCAACACCATCCTGACGCTGAGCCAGGGCGAGTTCAGCCGCGACGCCAAGGACAAGACCCCGCTCAAGTGGAACGTGCCGGTCAAGGCGCAGGTGCAGGCCGGCGAGGCGCAGCGCCTGATCCTGCAGGGCAATGGCCAGATCACGCTGCCGGGCTGTGGCGCCTATGTCATCAATGCGGGCCAGACCGGCTATTATCGCTCGCTCTATCCCGCCGCCAATATCCAGGCGCTGGCCAAGGGCTTCAGCCAGCTGTCCAGCATGGACCAGACCGGCCTGATGGCGGACAATTTCCAGCTGGCGCTGGGTGGTTATCAGCCGATCGGCCTGGCGCTCGATCTGGTCGACGCGGTGCCGGTCAATGGCAGCCCGGCCGTGCTGGCCGAAGTGCCCGGCTATTTGAAGAGCAGCTATGACATGCTGGAGGGCGATGCCGCCGCCCAGGCGAAGGTCGCCGCCTATGCCTCGACCAAGCTGACCCCGGCGCTGACGGCCATCGGCTATGATGCCAAGGCCGGCGAAGGGCCGCAGGTGCCGGTGCTGCGCACCAGCCTGGTCTCGACGCTGGGCAGCATGGGCGACAAGGGCGTGGTGACCGAAGCGAACAAGCGCTTCGCTGCGCTGGCGACCAACCCGGCCGCGCTCGACGGACCGCTGCGCAATGTCTGGCTGGGCATCATCGCCCAGAATGCCGATCAGGCGACCTGGGACAAGCTGCGCGTCATGGCCAAGGGCGCGCAGAGCGACCTGGAGAAGAGCACGCTCTACGCGCTGCTCGGCAAGGCGAAGGACGAGAAGCTGGGCCAGCAGGCCTTGGATCTTGCCCTGACCGACGAGCCGGGCAAGACCACCAGCGCGGCGATCATTGGCCAGGTGGGCGTCGCCCATCCGATGCTGGCGGTCGACTATGTGCTGGCCCACAAGGCGCAATATGAGGCGCTGATCGACGTGTCGGCGCGTAGCCAGGCGCTGGCCCGTCTGGGCGGCGGATCGGCCGACCCGGCGATGGTGACCAAGCTGGACGCCTATGCGACCCAGTATCTGACGCCGGAATCGCGCAAGGTGGTCGACCGTTCGATCGCCGCGATCAAGACTAGGATCGAGACGCGCAGCCGCCTCAAGACGCCGACCGCGGCTTGGTTCGCGGCGAAGAAATAA
- the queF gene encoding preQ(1) synthase yields the protein MTDTPLHLGRASTLPQRPEDAVLDYVPNPRPGKPYLVRFTAPEFTSLCPVTGQPDFAHLVIDYAPGATIVESKALKLFLGSFRNHAGFHEDCTVGIGERLFAEMQPIWLRIGGYWYPRGGIPIDVFWQSGEPPAGMWLPPQDVPGYRGRG from the coding sequence ATGACCGATACCCCGCTCCATCTCGGCCGCGCCAGCACCCTGCCGCAGCGGCCCGAGGACGCCGTCCTCGACTATGTCCCCAATCCCCGTCCGGGCAAGCCCTATCTGGTGCGCTTCACCGCGCCCGAATTCACCTCGCTCTGCCCGGTGACCGGCCAGCCCGACTTCGCCCATCTGGTGATCGACTATGCGCCTGGCGCGACGATCGTCGAATCCAAGGCGCTCAAGCTGTTCCTGGGCAGCTTCCGGAACCATGCCGGCTTCCATGAGGATTGCACCGTTGGCATCGGCGAGCGGCTGTTTGCCGAAATGCAGCCGATCTGGCTGCGCATCGGCGGCTATTGGTATCCGCGCGGCGGCATCCCGATCGACGTCTTCTGGCAATCGGGCGAACCGCCCGCCGGCATGTGGCTGCCGCCGCAGGACGTGCCGGGCTATCGCGGCCGCGGCTGA
- the sseA gene encoding 3-mercaptopyruvate sulfurtransferase codes for MDILVSTEWLAGQLGSDDLVILDASLFLPGTPRDPRAEFTAAHIPGAAYMDLPNLSDPADPVPGQLPPEALMTQRMQALGVNADSRIVVYDNSPTHSAARGWWMMRVYGLGASAAILDGGLPKWVAEGRPVESGMPAIAPGNAVARLDRTQVRTKADVLANLDSGAAQLLDARGAGRFTGAEAEPRPGMASGHIPGSRNIPSSAFFAADNSLKQGEELRRLLLDAGTDLDRPIITTCGSGVTAAIILAALETLGKRDVSLYDGSWSEWGLDPATPKATGPAA; via the coding sequence ATGGATATTCTCGTTTCCACCGAATGGCTGGCCGGCCAATTGGGTAGCGATGACCTCGTCATTCTCGATGCCAGCCTGTTCCTGCCCGGCACGCCACGCGACCCGCGCGCCGAGTTTACCGCCGCCCATATTCCCGGCGCCGCCTATATGGACCTGCCGAACCTCAGCGATCCCGCCGATCCGGTGCCGGGCCAGTTGCCGCCCGAAGCACTGATGACGCAGCGTATGCAGGCGCTGGGCGTCAACGCCGACAGCCGGATCGTCGTCTATGACAATAGCCCGACCCACAGCGCCGCGCGCGGCTGGTGGATGATGCGCGTCTATGGCCTGGGTGCCTCTGCCGCGATTCTCGACGGTGGCCTGCCCAAATGGGTTGCCGAAGGACGCCCGGTCGAAAGCGGCATGCCCGCCATCGCCCCCGGCAATGCCGTCGCCCGGCTCGACCGCACGCAGGTCCGCACCAAAGCGGACGTCCTCGCCAATCTCGACAGCGGCGCGGCGCAGCTGCTCGACGCACGCGGCGCCGGCCGCTTCACCGGCGCGGAGGCCGAACCGCGCCCCGGCATGGCGTCGGGCCATATTCCCGGCAGCCGCAACATCCCCTCCTCCGCCTTCTTCGCCGCCGACAACAGCCTGAAGCAGGGTGAGGAACTGCGCCGCCTGCTGCTCGACGCCGGCACCGATCTCGACCGGCCCATCATCACCACCTGCGGAAGCGGCGTGACCGCGGCGATCATCCTCGCGGCGCTCGAAACGCTCGGGAAGCGCGACGTCAGCCTCTATGATGGCAGCTGGTCCGAATGGGGGCTCGACCCCGCCACGCCCAAGGCGACCGGACCCGCCGCATGA
- the metC gene encoding cystathionine beta-lyase, with translation MSEDSRRPLTKLAQAGRRADWTGMPGQPGAIVSPGVWRASTILYDDVAHLRKAAGSSTHERLFYGRKGTPTSWSLADALTEMEPGAEGTMLFPSGVAAVACALMAVLRPGDQLLMVDSAYDPTRNFCEQVLKPFGVETVYYDPTIGAGIADLLTDRTRAIFLECPGSLTFEVQDVPAITAIARDRGIVTLLDNTWATPLFFPALAHGVDIAILACTKYIVGHSDVMLGSVSATPALFPKVRQSAYLFGQMTSPDDAWLASRGLRTLGIRLAQHQTSALEIARWLKDQPDVARVLHPALPDCPGHNLWARDFSGSSGLFSFVLQGGDEAARAALIDGLVHFGIGYSWGGFESLALPVDPARYRTATAWQAEGPVIRLQIGLEDPADLIADLDAGLTRFRAARG, from the coding sequence ATGAGCGAGGACAGCAGAAGGCCGCTGACGAAGCTGGCGCAGGCCGGTCGCCGCGCCGACTGGACCGGCATGCCGGGGCAGCCCGGCGCGATCGTCAGCCCGGGCGTCTGGCGCGCCTCTACCATCCTCTATGACGATGTCGCCCATCTGCGGAAGGCGGCGGGCAGCAGCACGCACGAGCGGCTCTTTTACGGGCGCAAGGGTACGCCGACCAGTTGGAGCCTGGCAGATGCCCTGACCGAGATGGAGCCAGGCGCGGAGGGCACTATGCTTTTCCCTTCAGGCGTCGCAGCGGTAGCCTGTGCGCTGATGGCGGTGCTGCGGCCGGGCGACCAGTTGCTGATGGTAGACAGCGCCTATGACCCCACGCGCAATTTCTGCGAACAGGTGCTGAAGCCCTTCGGCGTCGAAACGGTCTATTATGATCCGACGATCGGCGCCGGCATCGCCGACCTCTTGACCGATCGCACCCGCGCCATCTTCCTGGAATGCCCGGGCAGCCTGACCTTCGAGGTGCAGGATGTGCCGGCGATCACCGCCATCGCCCGCGATCGCGGTATCGTCACCCTGCTCGACAATACCTGGGCCACGCCCCTCTTCTTCCCGGCGCTGGCCCATGGCGTGGACATCGCGATCCTAGCCTGTACCAAATATATTGTCGGCCATAGCGACGTGATGCTGGGGTCGGTCAGCGCGACCCCGGCGCTGTTCCCCAAGGTCCGCCAGTCCGCCTATCTGTTCGGCCAGATGACCAGCCCCGACGATGCCTGGCTCGCCAGTCGCGGCCTGCGCACGCTCGGCATCCGCCTCGCCCAGCATCAGACGAGCGCGCTTGAGATCGCGCGGTGGTTGAAGGACCAGCCCGATGTCGCCCGCGTCCTCCATCCCGCTTTGCCGGACTGTCCCGGCCACAACCTGTGGGCGCGCGACTTTTCCGGCTCCTCCGGCCTGTTCAGCTTCGTCCTGCAGGGCGGCGACGAGGCGGCCCGCGCCGCATTGATCGACGGCCTCGTCCATTTCGGCATCGGCTATAGCTGGGGCGGCTTTGAAAGCCTGGCCCTGCCGGTCGATCCCGCCCGCTATCGCACCGCCACCGCCTGGCAGGCGGAAGGGCCTGTCATCCGGCTGCAGATCGGGCTGGAGGATCCGGCCGACCTGATCGCCGACCTCGACGCGGGACTTACCCGTTTCCGGGCTGCGCGCGGATGA
- a CDS encoding mechanosensitive ion channel domain-containing protein → MNPVAAWLDRLPGDADITQPAIALGAALLLYMLAYTVARPIAARVRAAFPALNDTVAVHVRPMIRHAIAALLLGITAAAWPQDSLAHLVIGIFLAASIALFATHLLHSLAIPRWAIAPLALLLFVMVVSGSSGGIAPVGQMLDQVGVDLGKRRISLLDILSMAATVVALLAGIRLANRLIGHSIQKAPDLDPTQKLLGQKLASIAVVITAFFIGVDVLSIDLTAFTVFSGALGLAVGFGLQKTVGNLIAGIILLMDRSIKPGDVIVVGDSFGWVNKIGVRAVSIVTRDGKEHLIPNENLMTQEVENWSYSDRNVRVRIPVGISYASDRKLAQELMLQAALESPRVLRSPRPNVWLINLGEYRLDHEIRVWISDPESGIGNVTHDVLGRVLDKFQAHGITVPYPHRVIEMRPDSTHPQ, encoded by the coding sequence ATGAACCCGGTGGCGGCATGGCTCGACCGCTTGCCGGGCGATGCGGACATCACCCAGCCCGCCATTGCGCTCGGCGCGGCCCTTCTCCTCTACATGCTGGCCTATACGGTTGCACGGCCGATCGCGGCGCGGGTCCGCGCGGCCTTCCCTGCCCTCAACGACACCGTCGCTGTCCATGTCCGGCCGATGATCCGCCATGCCATCGCTGCACTGCTGCTCGGCATAACGGCCGCCGCCTGGCCCCAGGATTCGCTTGCTCATCTGGTCATCGGTATCTTCCTGGCCGCTTCCATCGCGCTGTTCGCCACCCATCTGCTCCACAGCCTCGCCATCCCCCGCTGGGCGATTGCGCCGCTCGCTCTGCTGTTGTTCGTCATGGTGGTGTCGGGCAGCAGCGGCGGCATCGCGCCGGTTGGCCAGATGCTGGATCAGGTCGGTGTCGACCTGGGCAAACGGCGGATCAGTTTGCTCGACATATTGTCGATGGCCGCAACGGTGGTCGCCCTGCTGGCGGGCATCCGCCTCGCCAACCGGCTGATCGGCCATAGCATCCAGAAAGCGCCGGATCTGGACCCGACGCAAAAGCTGCTCGGCCAAAAGCTCGCCAGCATCGCCGTCGTCATCACCGCCTTCTTCATCGGCGTCGATGTCCTGAGCATCGACCTCACTGCTTTCACCGTCTTTTCCGGCGCACTCGGCCTGGCCGTCGGCTTCGGCCTGCAAAAGACCGTCGGCAACCTGATCGCCGGCATCATCCTGCTGATGGACCGATCGATCAAGCCGGGCGATGTCATCGTCGTCGGCGACAGTTTCGGCTGGGTCAACAAGATCGGCGTGCGCGCCGTCTCCATCGTCACCCGCGATGGCAAGGAACATCTGATTCCCAACGAGAATCTGATGACCCAGGAGGTGGAGAACTGGTCCTATTCGGACCGCAATGTCCGCGTCCGCATTCCCGTCGGCATCAGCTATGCCAGTGATCGCAAACTGGCCCAGGAACTGATGCTGCAGGCCGCGCTGGAAAGCCCGCGCGTGCTGCGCAGCCCCCGTCCCAACGTCTGGCTGATAAACCTGGGCGAATATCGGCTGGACCATGAAATCCGCGTCTGGATCAGCGATCCGGAAAGCGGCATCGGCAATGTCACGCACGACGTGCTCGGCCGCGTGCTCGACAAGTTCCAGGCGCATGGAATCACCGTACCCTATCCGCATCGCGTCATCGAAATGCGGCCGGATTCGACGCACCCGCAATAA
- a CDS encoding TorF family putative porin, whose product MRKSILGLSAVALAALSVPALAQDEPTEAVKLSGNVGLVSDYRFRGFTQNGEDAAIQGGITATHESGLYASVWGSSINFNGHTEVDLSAGYSKEVVSGITIDGGLLYYLYPKHGDYATDFFEPYLNVIGAVGPVTAKVGVNYAWKQSALESRNNTTGELTGHKSSSFYGHVDLSSAIPNTPLGVNAHVGYAASDAFPGGYTPGDHDVLDYSFGATASYKMLTFGVTYVNTDAKVNKEEYGADGAVIFSLTAAF is encoded by the coding sequence ATGCGTAAGTCCATTCTCGGCCTCTCGGCCGTTGCTCTTGCCGCACTGTCGGTTCCGGCCCTGGCCCAGGATGAACCCACCGAAGCGGTCAAGCTTTCCGGCAATGTGGGCCTCGTTTCCGATTATCGCTTCCGCGGCTTCACCCAGAATGGCGAAGACGCTGCAATTCAGGGCGGTATCACCGCCACCCATGAAAGCGGCCTCTATGCCTCGGTCTGGGGTTCGAGCATCAACTTCAACGGCCATACCGAAGTCGATCTGTCGGCCGGCTATTCCAAGGAAGTCGTGTCGGGCATCACCATCGACGGTGGCTTGCTCTATTATCTCTATCCCAAGCATGGCGACTATGCGACGGACTTCTTCGAGCCCTATCTGAACGTCATCGGCGCGGTCGGCCCGGTCACGGCCAAGGTCGGCGTCAACTATGCCTGGAAGCAGAGCGCGCTGGAAAGCCGCAACAACACCACGGGTGAGCTGACCGGCCACAAGTCGTCGTCCTTCTACGGCCATGTCGATCTGTCGAGCGCCATCCCCAACACCCCGCTGGGCGTCAACGCGCATGTCGGCTATGCGGCGAGCGACGCCTTCCCGGGCGGCTATACCCCGGGCGATCATGACGTGCTCGACTATTCGTTCGGCGCCACCGCCAGCTACAAGATGCTGACCTTCGGCGTGACCTACGTGAACACCGATGCCAAGGTGAACAAGGAAGAATATGGCGCCGACGGCGCTGTCATCTTCTCGCTGACCGCTGCTTTCTAA
- a CDS encoding sterol desaturase family protein: protein MPPIALLLLFVVTIALMEGFAYVMHRWVMHGPGWFLHASHHRPRTGFFEANDLYFVIFALPSILLLLGGVQWGWGHWATAIGAGIAAYGAIYLGFHDIIVHQRMRHRYVARSRYMKRIVQAHRLHHVVETKEGTVSFGFLIASHPAELKRELARRSNAGVRAAKG, encoded by the coding sequence ATGCCTCCCATTGCCCTCCTGCTGCTCTTCGTCGTCACGATCGCGCTGATGGAAGGCTTTGCCTATGTCATGCACCGCTGGGTGATGCACGGGCCGGGCTGGTTCCTGCACGCCAGCCACCACCGTCCCCGGACCGGATTTTTCGAGGCCAACGACCTTTATTTCGTGATCTTCGCCCTGCCCTCGATCCTGCTTCTGTTGGGCGGGGTGCAATGGGGCTGGGGCCACTGGGCGACGGCGATCGGCGCCGGCATCGCCGCCTATGGCGCCATCTATCTGGGCTTTCACGACATCATCGTGCACCAGCGGATGCGACATCGCTATGTCGCCCGTTCACGCTATATGAAGCGCATCGTCCAGGCCCATCGCCTCCACCATGTGGTCGAAACGAAGGAGGGCACGGTGAGCTTCGGCTTCCTGATCGCCTCCCACCCCGCCGAACTCAAGCGCGAACTGGCCCGACGGAGCAATGCGGGGGTGCGTGCGGCGAAGGGATAG